A stretch of Geomonas oryzisoli DNA encodes these proteins:
- a CDS encoding PaaI family thioesterase: MYNYDEDITTATPHFRLPGWIACAPFEDYLGMQIEEAKDGRAVLSMPFKVKLAQGAGLMHGGAITSLADTAVAMAIKSILPEGSDFVTVDLQLKFFAAVREGSVRAVARAIPQDERKIHGEAEIFNGDTKVAEFKAFFIVKRRGAE; encoded by the coding sequence ATGTACAACTACGACGAGGACATCACCACGGCGACACCGCATTTCCGGCTGCCGGGATGGATCGCATGCGCTCCTTTCGAGGATTACCTGGGCATGCAGATCGAGGAGGCGAAGGACGGACGTGCGGTGCTCAGCATGCCCTTCAAAGTGAAGCTGGCCCAGGGCGCGGGCCTCATGCACGGAGGCGCGATCACGTCGCTGGCCGACACCGCGGTGGCCATGGCGATCAAGAGCATACTCCCGGAAGGGTCCGACTTCGTTACGGTGGACTTGCAACTGAAGTTTTTTGCCGCGGTCAGGGAAGGTTCGGTACGCGCCGTGGCGCGGGCCATCCCGCAGGATGAACGCAAGATCCACGGAGAAGCGGAGATCTTCAACGGGGACACCAAGGTGGCGGAGTTCAAGGCGTTCTTCATCGTTAAGAGAAGGGGGGCAGAGTAA